In Cydia strobilella chromosome 22, ilCydStro3.1, whole genome shotgun sequence, one genomic interval encodes:
- the LOC134751476 gene encoding nuclear factor interleukin-3-regulated protein: MVAEFILSQQQLLSSAPALGPAPMPLRAPPQARGRLSVSPHFPMDQNSNGPSGDPNNYPSDYDYKNRKDYFGQRKQREFIPDNKKDDGYWDRRRRNNEAAKRSREKRRFNDMVLEQRVVELSKENHVLKAQLDAIKEKYGICGETLISIDQVLATLPTCDQVLCVTKRSKLSNSPIFPAPPPPPPASLPPASPPSPVTQRAPEPYQERLPAPESYYPHPAHYEPPGSVLNLSNRRRAPSPYELSSLSGSGDENTEHYAPENNCLPLKLRHKSHLGDKDVASALLSLQHIKQEPGPRSSPSWDGEGSSDERDSGISLGAEYRPQRPEDRLGEEEDAHLKAELARLATEVATLKNMMHQNKRTLEH, from the coding sequence ATGGTCGCTGAGTTCATCCTGAGTCAGCAGCAGCTTCTGAGCTCCGCTCCGGCCCTTGGCCCCGCCCCGATGCCCCTCCGCGCGCCCCCTCAGGCCCGCGGGAGACTGTCCGTCTCCCCGCACTTTCCAATGGACCAGAACTCCAACGGTCCCTCGGGAGACCCTAACAACTACCCCTCAGACTACGATTACAAGAACCGCAAGGACTACTTCGGACAGCGCAAGCAAAGAGAATTCATTCCTGATAACAAGAAGGATGACGGCTACTGGGACCGCCGGCGCCGCAACAATGAGGCTGCCAAGCGCTCCCGCGAAAAACGCCGCTTCAACGATATGGTTCTCGAACAACGCGTCGTCGAACTGTCCAAGGAAAATCACGTACTCAAAGCGCAACTTGACGCCATTAAGGAAAAATACGGGATCTGCGGCGAAACCCTCATCAGCATCGATCAGGTGCTCGCAACCTTGCCAACATGTGACCAAGTTTTATGCGTGACGAAGAGGAGCAAGCTATCTAACAGCCCGATCTTCCCCGCTCCACCCCCGCCGCCACCTGCTTCCCTGCCGCCAGCATCTCCACCTTCCCCCGTAACCCAGCGCGCTCCCGAGCCATACCAGGAGCGACTCCCCGCCCCTGAATCGTACTACCCCCACCCCGCCCACTACGAGCCACCAGGCTCAGTCCTCAACCTCTCTAACCGCCGTCGCGCGCCGTCTCCTTACGAACTATCCTCCCTCTCTGGCTCCGGCGATGAGAACACCGAGCACTACGCCCCCGAAAACAATTGCTTGCCACTCAAACTGCGGCACAAGAGCCACCTTGGGGACAAAGACGTCGCCAGCGCCCTGCTATCCCTCCAGCACATCAAACAAGAGCCCGGTCCCCGGTCCTCACCATCCTGGGACGGTGAAGGTTCCAGCGACGAGCGTGACTCTGGTATTTCGTTGGGAGCGGAATACAGGCCTCAGCGTCCTGAGGACAGGCTCGGGGAAGAAGAAGATGCTCATCTCAAAGCAGAGCTCGCGCGG